A genomic window from Triticum urartu cultivar G1812 chromosome 7, Tu2.1, whole genome shotgun sequence includes:
- the LOC125523488 gene encoding histone H3.3, translating into MARTKQTARKSTGGKAPRKQLATKAARKSAPTTGGVKKPHRYRPGTVALREIRKYQKSTELLIRKLPFQRLVREIAQDFKTDLRFQSHAVLALQEAAEAYLVGLFEDTNLCAIHAKRVTIMPKDIQLARRIRGERA; encoded by the coding sequence ATGGCGCGTACGAAGCAGACGGCCAGGAAGTCGACCGGCGGCAAGGCGCCCCGCAAGCAGCTGGCCACCAAGGCGGCGAGGAAGTCGGCGCCGACCACGGGCGGCGTGAAGAAGCCCCACCGCTACAGGCCCGGGACCGTGGCGCTGCGTGAGATCCGCAAGTACCAGAAGAGCACGGAGCTGCTCATCCGCAAGCTGCCGTTCCAGCGCCTGGTGCGGGAGATCGCCCAGGACTTCAAGACGGACCTCCGGTTCCAGAGCCACGCCGTGCTGGCGCTCCAGGAGGCCGCCGAGGCGTACCTCGTCGGTCTCTTCGAGGACACCAACCTCTGCGCCATCCACGCCAAGCGCGTCACCATCATGCCCAAGGACATCCAGCTCGCCCGCCGCATCCGCGGGGAGCGCGCATAG